A single genomic interval of Porphyromonas sp. oral taxon 275 harbors:
- the zwf gene encoding glucose-6-phosphate dehydrogenase codes for MQTAHTKPESLVLAIFGGSGDLTKRKLIPSLYQLFKQGKLPQRFAVLGLGRTAYDDASYRPHLDSALQQYLAAGEYDASLAEQFLSSVHYLAIDPAKAEDYPALKARLEELDAEIDNPGNYIYYLSTPPSLYGVVPQHLMSVGLNEELNAAGQPAIRRIVIEKPFGYNLASALELNEIYRRGFEEHQLYRIDHFLGKETVQDIMALRFANGIFEPLWNRNYIERVEITAVENMGIESRGGFYDQTGALRDMVQNHLAQLVALTAMEPPVQFNADLFRNEVVKVYQSFRPMTDAEVRRRVIRGQYTESEWRGEHHRGYREEDKVPVDSRTETFVGMKLYIDNWRWQGVPFYIRTGKMMPTKVTEIVVHFKPTPHKMFTDSDGQAVPNQLIIRIQPDEGIALKFAAKVPGSGFEVKRVSMDFTYDQLGGLASGDAYSRLLEDCMLGDSTLFTRSDAVEMSWRFFDPILRLWQDEDFPLYGYPAGTWGPKQSDAIIERDHSWTNPCRNLTNSELYCEL; via the coding sequence ATGCAGACAGCACACACCAAGCCTGAGAGCCTCGTCCTCGCCATCTTCGGCGGCTCGGGTGACCTCACCAAGCGCAAGCTCATCCCTTCGCTCTACCAGCTCTTCAAGCAGGGCAAGCTCCCCCAGCGCTTTGCCGTCCTAGGGCTCGGCCGCACCGCCTACGACGATGCCAGCTACCGCCCGCACCTCGACAGCGCCCTGCAGCAGTACCTAGCCGCGGGCGAGTACGACGCGTCGCTAGCCGAGCAGTTCCTCTCCAGCGTCCATTATCTGGCCATCGACCCGGCTAAGGCTGAGGACTACCCTGCCCTCAAGGCACGCCTCGAGGAGCTGGATGCCGAGATCGACAACCCCGGCAACTATATCTACTATCTCTCCACGCCGCCCTCCCTCTACGGCGTCGTGCCGCAGCACCTGATGAGCGTCGGGCTCAACGAAGAGCTCAATGCCGCAGGCCAGCCCGCCATCCGCCGCATCGTCATCGAGAAGCCCTTCGGCTACAACCTCGCCTCCGCCCTGGAGCTCAACGAGATCTACCGCCGTGGCTTCGAGGAGCATCAGCTCTACCGCATCGACCACTTCCTCGGTAAGGAGACGGTGCAGGACATCATGGCGCTGCGCTTTGCCAACGGGATCTTCGAGCCGCTGTGGAACCGCAACTACATCGAGCGCGTAGAGATCACCGCCGTGGAGAACATGGGCATCGAGAGCCGTGGCGGCTTCTACGACCAGACGGGCGCACTGCGCGACATGGTGCAGAACCACCTGGCGCAGCTCGTAGCGCTGACGGCGATGGAGCCCCCCGTACAGTTCAATGCCGACCTCTTCCGCAACGAGGTCGTGAAGGTCTACCAGTCCTTCCGCCCCATGACCGACGCCGAGGTACGCCGCCGCGTGATCCGCGGCCAGTACACCGAGAGCGAGTGGCGCGGCGAGCACCATCGTGGCTACCGCGAGGAGGACAAGGTACCCGTCGACAGCCGTACCGAGACCTTCGTCGGGATGAAGCTCTACATCGACAACTGGCGCTGGCAGGGTGTCCCCTTCTACATCCGCACGGGGAAGATGATGCCTACCAAGGTCACGGAGATCGTCGTCCACTTCAAGCCCACGCCCCACAAGATGTTCACCGACAGCGACGGGCAGGCCGTGCCCAACCAGCTGATCATCCGCATCCAGCCCGACGAGGGGATCGCCCTCAAGTTCGCAGCCAAGGTGCCCGGCTCGGGCTTTGAGGTCAAGCGCGTCTCCATGGACTTCACCTACGATCAGCTCGGGGGTCTGGCCTCAGGGGATGCCTATTCGCGCCTCCTCGAGGACTGCATGCTCGGGGACTCCACGCTCTTCACCCGCAGCGATGCGGTCGAGATGAGCTGGCGCTTCTTCGACCCCATCCTACGCCTCTGGCAGGATGAGGACTTCCCCCTCTACGGCTATCCCGCAGGTACCTGGGGGCCCAAGCAGAGTGACGCCATCATCGAGCGTGACCACAGCTGGACCAACCCCTGCCGCAACCTCACCAACTCCGAGCTCTACTGCGAACTATGA
- a CDS encoding nucleotide exchange factor GrpE, with protein MSEEIKDCQQAEEQGLEQSFCQTEAAASAAEEANLSAEDGSQPSTEEQLQQELERLKDTHLRLVAEYDNFRKRTLKEKSELIRNGGEKVLTELLPVVDDLDIALQNLDKASDLEALKEGMHLIHAKFVDYLSRQGVKAIETEGAAFDDELHEAIALLPAAAEEQKGKIMDCVKKGYKLHDKVLRHASVVVGQ; from the coding sequence ATGAGCGAAGAAATTAAGGACTGCCAGCAGGCAGAAGAGCAGGGACTGGAACAGTCATTTTGTCAGACTGAGGCGGCAGCGTCCGCAGCCGAAGAGGCTAATCTGTCAGCCGAGGATGGCAGTCAGCCCAGCACTGAGGAGCAGCTACAGCAGGAGCTGGAGCGCCTCAAGGATACGCATCTGCGCTTGGTAGCCGAGTACGATAACTTCCGCAAGCGCACGCTCAAGGAAAAGAGCGAGCTCATCCGCAACGGCGGAGAGAAGGTGCTCACGGAGCTGCTTCCCGTCGTCGATGACCTCGACATCGCGCTGCAGAACCTCGATAAGGCTAGCGACCTGGAGGCCCTCAAGGAGGGCATGCACCTCATCCACGCCAAGTTCGTCGACTACCTCTCGCGTCAGGGCGTCAAGGCCATCGAGACCGAGGGAGCAGCCTTCGACGACGAGCTGCATGAGGCCATCGCGCTACTCCCCGCGGCAGCAGAGGAGCAGAAGGGCAAGATCATGGACTGCGTCAAGAAGGGCTATAAGCTCCATGACAAGGTACTGCGTCATGCCTCGGTAGTCGTCGGTCAGTAA
- a CDS encoding DUF1304 domain-containing protein yields MQTLSLILVALVALEHSYILWIEMVAWTSKGREVFRGALPDELFEQTKGLAANQGLYNGFLAAGLIWGLCIADPLWALRVQSFFLSCVLIAATFGALRSSPSILLKQGLPAALALLSLLLS; encoded by the coding sequence ATGCAGACACTCTCCCTCATACTCGTCGCGCTGGTCGCGCTAGAGCATAGCTACATCCTATGGATCGAGATGGTCGCCTGGACCAGCAAGGGGCGCGAAGTCTTCCGCGGGGCGCTGCCCGACGAACTCTTCGAGCAGACCAAGGGCCTAGCTGCCAACCAAGGCCTCTACAACGGCTTCCTCGCCGCGGGCCTCATCTGGGGGCTCTGCATCGCAGACCCGCTCTGGGCGCTACGCGTACAGAGCTTCTTCCTCAGCTGCGTCCTCATCGCGGCGACCTTCGGCGCCCTGCGCTCCTCGCCGAGCATCCTCCTCAAGCAAGGACTGCCCGCAGCCCTTGCCCTCCTCAGCCTCCTGCTGAGCTAG
- the dnaJ gene encoding molecular chaperone DnaJ, with protein MAAKRDYYEILGVSKGASADELKKAYRKLAIKYHPDKNPGDKEAEEKFKELAEAYDVLSDPDKRQRYDQFGHAGVGSSAASGGAGGFGGGMSMEDIFSRFGDLFGGGGFDFGGFGGFGGGGGGRQVIRGSDLRARVRLTLEDIEKGVEKKLKIKKNVACSHCGGEGTSDPNGKQTCGTCHGTGSVVTAQRSLFGMVQTQSVCPTCEGTGEVITKPCSYCKGQGTQIGEELVSFRIPAGVQEGMQLTVSGKGNAAPRGGIPGDLLVLIQEEEDPNLIRNGSDLIYNLLVSIPMAAHGGSVEVPTIGGKARVKIAPGTQPGKVLRLRGKGLPSVNGYGKGDLLVNVNVFIPKLKEDDEALAGMSGEAFQPTEEARREIDKHYRQMLR; from the coding sequence ATGGCAGCAAAGAGAGATTACTACGAGATACTTGGGGTGAGCAAGGGCGCTTCGGCCGATGAGCTGAAGAAGGCCTATCGCAAGCTCGCCATCAAGTACCACCCCGACAAGAACCCTGGGGATAAGGAGGCCGAGGAGAAGTTCAAGGAGCTGGCCGAGGCCTATGACGTGCTGAGCGACCCCGACAAGCGCCAGCGCTACGATCAGTTCGGTCATGCCGGTGTCGGTAGCAGTGCTGCTAGCGGCGGCGCTGGAGGCTTCGGCGGCGGCATGAGCATGGAGGATATCTTCAGCCGCTTCGGCGACCTCTTCGGCGGTGGCGGCTTTGACTTCGGAGGCTTTGGTGGCTTCGGTGGCGGTGGCGGCGGACGTCAGGTCATCCGCGGCTCGGACCTCCGCGCCCGTGTACGCCTCACGCTCGAGGATATCGAGAAGGGCGTGGAGAAGAAGCTCAAGATCAAGAAGAATGTCGCCTGCTCGCACTGCGGCGGCGAAGGAACCTCCGACCCCAATGGCAAGCAGACCTGCGGTACCTGTCACGGTACGGGCTCGGTCGTCACGGCACAGCGCAGCCTCTTCGGTATGGTGCAGACGCAGAGCGTATGCCCTACCTGTGAGGGGACGGGCGAGGTGATCACCAAGCCCTGTAGCTACTGTAAGGGTCAGGGGACGCAGATCGGCGAGGAGCTGGTCAGCTTCCGCATCCCTGCTGGCGTGCAGGAGGGTATGCAGCTGACGGTCTCGGGCAAGGGGAACGCTGCTCCGCGTGGCGGCATTCCTGGTGACCTACTCGTCCTGATTCAGGAAGAGGAGGATCCCAATCTGATCCGTAACGGCAGCGACCTCATCTACAACCTGCTCGTCTCCATCCCTATGGCGGCGCATGGTGGATCGGTCGAGGTGCCTACCATCGGCGGTAAGGCGCGCGTCAAGATTGCCCCGGGCACGCAGCCAGGCAAGGTACTGCGTCTGCGCGGCAAGGGCCTGCCCTCGGTCAATGGCTATGGGAAGGGCGACCTCTTGGTCAATGTCAATGTCTTCATCCCCAAACTCAAGGAGGATGACGAAGCGCTGGCGGGGATGTCGGGAGAGGCCTTCCAGCCCACCGAAGAGGCTCGTCGCGAGATCGACAAGCACTACCGTCAGATGCTCCGCTAG
- the pgl gene encoding 6-phosphogluconolactonase — protein MIINHYATPEEVARAVAKEAFVRPSERGWAHIAVSGGSTPRLLFELLAEEPLRSAVRWDKVHLYWVDERCVPPTDPESNYGMTKATLLDHVPIPKDQVHRIAGENDPEREAKDYSWLVGAELPFDGNYPVFDVIILGLGDDGHTSSIFPHQMELLKTEQPYAVGISPKGQPRVAMTGPTILAARQLLFHATGEKKAPILRAIAAKTPEAKAYPADYILRHRHDIAVYTDVEL, from the coding sequence ATGATCATCAACCACTACGCTACGCCCGAGGAAGTCGCCCGCGCCGTAGCCAAGGAAGCCTTCGTCCGTCCCTCCGAGCGCGGCTGGGCCCACATCGCCGTCTCGGGCGGCAGCACGCCGCGCCTGCTCTTCGAGCTGCTAGCTGAGGAGCCCCTCCGCAGCGCCGTGCGCTGGGACAAGGTGCACCTCTACTGGGTCGATGAGCGCTGTGTGCCCCCCACCGATCCCGAGAGCAACTACGGGATGACCAAGGCCACCCTCCTCGACCACGTGCCCATCCCCAAGGATCAGGTGCACCGCATAGCAGGAGAGAATGATCCCGAGCGTGAGGCCAAGGACTACTCCTGGCTCGTCGGAGCGGAGCTGCCCTTCGATGGGAACTATCCCGTCTTCGATGTCATCATCCTCGGCCTCGGGGATGACGGCCACACCTCCTCCATCTTCCCCCATCAGATGGAGCTACTGAAGACCGAGCAGCCCTACGCCGTAGGCATCAGCCCCAAGGGGCAGCCACGCGTAGCGATGACGGGTCCCACGATCCTGGCGGCGCGACAGCTGCTCTTCCACGCTACGGGCGAGAAGAAGGCGCCCATCCTGCGCGCCATCGCCGCGAAGACCCCTGAGGCGAAGGCTTACCCCGCCGACTACATCCTCCGACACCGCCACGACATCGCCGTCTACACCGACGTCGAGCTCTAG
- the gnd gene encoding decarboxylating NADP(+)-dependent phosphogluconate dehydrogenase has protein sequence MNKKSDIGLIGLAVMGENLALNMERNGFQVSVYNRAEGAEAEVVAHFMEGRGAGKHFLGFTDLQDFVASLERPRKIMMMIRAGKPVDYVIEALLPYLEAGDIVIDGGNSNWEDSERREAQLRSHGIHFVGCGISGGEEGALNGPAIMPGGAKEAWPSIEPIFTKIAAKAEDGTPCCAWIGAGGSGHFVKMVHNGIEYGDMQLIADAYGYLSRVAGKTNEEMAAIFAQWNAGKLSSYLVEISAEILAHRESTGDYLIDKILDAAGQKGTGKWSVINSLEFGQPLGLIATAVYERSLSSTVELRAEAAEAYPRSTERIASFGERETKALEQSLYASKIVSYAQGFALLAEASRSRDWALDLASIARIWRNGCIIRSAFLGDIAAAYEADSALPNLLLAPFFQQEIKEAKADWLRTVASALEHECSVPAFSAALNYFLSLTSRRLPANMVQAQRDYFGAHTFERTDRPRGEFFHENWTGRGSDTSSTTYNV, from the coding sequence ATGAACAAGAAATCAGACATCGGCCTCATAGGCCTAGCGGTAATGGGTGAGAACCTCGCGCTCAACATGGAGCGTAATGGATTCCAAGTCTCCGTATACAATCGCGCTGAGGGCGCCGAGGCCGAGGTCGTCGCGCACTTCATGGAGGGCCGCGGTGCTGGCAAGCACTTCCTTGGCTTCACCGACCTTCAGGACTTCGTCGCCTCCCTCGAGCGTCCACGCAAGATCATGATGATGATCCGCGCCGGTAAGCCCGTAGACTACGTCATCGAGGCGCTGCTGCCCTACCTCGAGGCAGGCGACATCGTCATCGACGGGGGCAACTCCAACTGGGAGGACTCCGAGCGCCGCGAGGCACAACTGCGCAGTCACGGCATTCACTTCGTCGGCTGTGGCATCTCGGGCGGCGAAGAGGGTGCGCTCAATGGCCCCGCCATCATGCCTGGCGGAGCTAAGGAAGCCTGGCCCAGCATCGAGCCTATCTTCACCAAGATCGCCGCTAAGGCCGAGGACGGCACGCCCTGCTGTGCCTGGATCGGCGCAGGCGGCTCGGGGCACTTCGTCAAGATGGTGCACAATGGCATCGAGTACGGCGATATGCAGCTCATCGCTGATGCCTACGGCTATCTGAGCCGCGTGGCAGGCAAGACCAACGAGGAGATGGCCGCGATCTTCGCCCAGTGGAATGCGGGCAAGCTCTCCAGCTACCTCGTCGAGATCAGCGCCGAGATCCTAGCGCACCGCGAGAGCACAGGCGACTACCTCATCGATAAGATCCTCGACGCCGCAGGGCAGAAGGGGACGGGCAAGTGGTCGGTGATCAACTCGCTGGAGTTCGGTCAGCCGCTCGGCCTGATCGCTACCGCCGTCTACGAGCGTAGCCTCTCCTCGACGGTAGAGCTACGTGCCGAGGCTGCCGAGGCCTATCCCCGCAGCACGGAGCGTATCGCCTCCTTCGGCGAGCGTGAGACCAAGGCCCTCGAGCAGAGCCTCTACGCCTCCAAGATCGTATCCTACGCGCAGGGCTTCGCGCTGCTGGCGGAGGCCTCACGCAGTCGCGACTGGGCGCTTGACCTCGCCTCCATCGCCCGCATCTGGCGCAATGGCTGCATCATCCGCTCGGCCTTCCTCGGCGACATCGCCGCAGCCTATGAGGCGGATAGCGCCCTACCCAACCTACTGCTGGCACCCTTCTTCCAGCAGGAGATCAAGGAGGCTAAGGCCGACTGGCTGCGTACTGTCGCCAGCGCCCTCGAGCATGAGTGCTCGGTACCGGCCTTCTCCGCTGCGCTCAACTACTTCCTCTCGCTGACCAGCCGCCGTCTGCCCGCCAACATGGTGCAGGCCCAGCGTGACTACTTCGGCGCCCATACCTTCGAGCGCACCGACCGCCCCCGCGGCGAGTTCTTCCACGAGAACTGGACGGGCCGCGGCAGCGACACCTCCTCCACTACCTATAATGTCTAA